The proteins below are encoded in one region of Pygocentrus nattereri isolate fPygNat1 chromosome 13, fPygNat1.pri, whole genome shotgun sequence:
- the si:dkey-219e21.4 gene encoding probable E3 ubiquitin-protein ligase TRIML1 isoform X1 produces MFTFTTLAEMAEDDSTARIPGADQLFLGPVTQPYPRSPKTLRKTGSASIKYTQEQLSCFLEELENESKRTEARMASLKKRQGNLTANAEVIEQQLRERFENMRLALEKDELAALGMLEQDHRENSSKLTRHLQDWTQHLRLVRKHTSTIKKLQESSAESQQPVCAEDFSCSKKLDVAEEAIRLNEEKFQKLMKALGKISKELQAQLQRKSLLLDSTEVVIDRMTSHRQIKLTSKGRSMNISAEDSSGPNQPQQFDQVYCALGSVSITGGQHYWEVDVHCCSAWAVGVAYGSLSRKGQDKSTKLGRNKLSWCLEFQDGQLSAWHNDRHVVVSGRTGRGAPDKVGIFVNYQKGRVAFYDAETMKVLQEFSPASTAVFERAYHQFTEVLFPAFRFFKAKDGHSVPDHMEICDLSM; encoded by the exons ATGTTCACATTTACAACATTAGCAGAAATGGCAGAAGATGACAGCACAGCTCGGATACCAGGAGCTGATCAGCTGTTTTTGGGCCCAGTCACCCAGCCCTACCCTCGCTCCCCGAAAACACTCCGCAAAACAGGCAGCGCTTCCATCAAATACACACAG GAACAGCTGTCATGTTTtctggaggagctggagaatgagagcAAAAGGACAGAGGCTCGCATGGCATCTCTGAAAAAACGCCAAGGCAACCTCACT GCGAATGCAGAGGTGATAGAGCAGCAGCTACGTGAGCGCTTCGAGAATATGCGCCTGGCCTTAGAAAAAGATGAGCTGGCCGCTCTGGGCATGCTAGAACAGGACCACAGGGAGAACAGCAGTAAACTGACCCGGCATCTGCAGGACTGGACCCAGCACCTGAGACTAGTGCGGAAACACACCAGCACCATCAAGAAACTGCAGGAGAGCAGTGCTGAGAGCCAACAACCG GTCTGTGCTGAGGACTTCAG TTGCAGTAAGAAGCTGGATGTAGCTGAGGAGGCCATCAGGCTTAATGAGGAGAAATTCCAGAAGCTTATGAAGGCTTTAGGGAAGATTTCAAAAGAGCTGCAGGCCCAACTACAGAGAAAGAGCCTGTTACTGG ACTCCACTGAGGTGGTGATTGACAGGATGACTAGCCACAGGCAGATCAAACTGACGTCAAAAGGCCGGTCCATGAACATTTCTGCAGAAGACTCTTCAGGTCCTAATCAACCCCAGCAGTTTGATCAGGTCTACTGTGCCCTGGGCTCAGTTTCAATAACAGGAGGTCAGCATTACTGGGAAGTAGATGTTCACTGCTGCTCTGCCTGGGCTGTGGGCGTGGCCTATGGCAGCCTGAGCAGGAAAGGGCAAGACAAAAGTACAAAACTGGGCAGAAACAAGCTCTCCTGGTGTCTGGAGTTTCAAGATGGACAACTCTCAGCCTGGCACAATGACCGGCATGTGGTGGTGTCTGGCAGGACAGGACGAGGGGCACCGGACAAAGTGGGCATCTTTGTAAACTACCAGAAGGGTCGTGTGGCCTTCTATGATGCTGAAACTATGAaagtgctgcaggagttttcACCAGCttccactgctgtgtttgagaGAGCCTATCACCAGTTTACAGAGGTGCTCTTCCCCGCCTTTCGCTTCTTTAAAGCAAAAGATGGACACAGTGTCCCAGATCATATGGAAATCTGTGATCTCAGCATGTGA
- the si:dkey-219e21.4 gene encoding probable E3 ubiquitin-protein ligase TRIML1 isoform X2, translating into MAEDDSTARIPGADQLFLGPVTQPYPRSPKTLRKTGSASIKYTQEQLSCFLEELENESKRTEARMASLKKRQGNLTANAEVIEQQLRERFENMRLALEKDELAALGMLEQDHRENSSKLTRHLQDWTQHLRLVRKHTSTIKKLQESSAESQQPVCAEDFSCSKKLDVAEEAIRLNEEKFQKLMKALGKISKELQAQLQRKSLLLDSTEVVIDRMTSHRQIKLTSKGRSMNISAEDSSGPNQPQQFDQVYCALGSVSITGGQHYWEVDVHCCSAWAVGVAYGSLSRKGQDKSTKLGRNKLSWCLEFQDGQLSAWHNDRHVVVSGRTGRGAPDKVGIFVNYQKGRVAFYDAETMKVLQEFSPASTAVFERAYHQFTEVLFPAFRFFKAKDGHSVPDHMEICDLSM; encoded by the exons ATGGCAGAAGATGACAGCACAGCTCGGATACCAGGAGCTGATCAGCTGTTTTTGGGCCCAGTCACCCAGCCCTACCCTCGCTCCCCGAAAACACTCCGCAAAACAGGCAGCGCTTCCATCAAATACACACAG GAACAGCTGTCATGTTTtctggaggagctggagaatgagagcAAAAGGACAGAGGCTCGCATGGCATCTCTGAAAAAACGCCAAGGCAACCTCACT GCGAATGCAGAGGTGATAGAGCAGCAGCTACGTGAGCGCTTCGAGAATATGCGCCTGGCCTTAGAAAAAGATGAGCTGGCCGCTCTGGGCATGCTAGAACAGGACCACAGGGAGAACAGCAGTAAACTGACCCGGCATCTGCAGGACTGGACCCAGCACCTGAGACTAGTGCGGAAACACACCAGCACCATCAAGAAACTGCAGGAGAGCAGTGCTGAGAGCCAACAACCG GTCTGTGCTGAGGACTTCAG TTGCAGTAAGAAGCTGGATGTAGCTGAGGAGGCCATCAGGCTTAATGAGGAGAAATTCCAGAAGCTTATGAAGGCTTTAGGGAAGATTTCAAAAGAGCTGCAGGCCCAACTACAGAGAAAGAGCCTGTTACTGG ACTCCACTGAGGTGGTGATTGACAGGATGACTAGCCACAGGCAGATCAAACTGACGTCAAAAGGCCGGTCCATGAACATTTCTGCAGAAGACTCTTCAGGTCCTAATCAACCCCAGCAGTTTGATCAGGTCTACTGTGCCCTGGGCTCAGTTTCAATAACAGGAGGTCAGCATTACTGGGAAGTAGATGTTCACTGCTGCTCTGCCTGGGCTGTGGGCGTGGCCTATGGCAGCCTGAGCAGGAAAGGGCAAGACAAAAGTACAAAACTGGGCAGAAACAAGCTCTCCTGGTGTCTGGAGTTTCAAGATGGACAACTCTCAGCCTGGCACAATGACCGGCATGTGGTGGTGTCTGGCAGGACAGGACGAGGGGCACCGGACAAAGTGGGCATCTTTGTAAACTACCAGAAGGGTCGTGTGGCCTTCTATGATGCTGAAACTATGAaagtgctgcaggagttttcACCAGCttccactgctgtgtttgagaGAGCCTATCACCAGTTTACAGAGGTGCTCTTCCCCGCCTTTCGCTTCTTTAAAGCAAAAGATGGACACAGTGTCCCAGATCATATGGAAATCTGTGATCTCAGCATGTGA